A single genomic interval of Zunongwangia sp. HGR-M22 harbors:
- a CDS encoding GNAT family N-acetyltransferase, whose amino-acid sequence MIQTALPKDLAEIKQLTERCAQAMIAKGINQWNENYPTKEKLASDIQKEELFKLLNEENELMGIIVLTPNMDDEYIPINWLTKNKNNLYIHRLATDPSFWGLGNGKILMDFAEEFARDHNYDSVRLDTFSQNKRNQRFYESRGYHRLGDIFFPMQSEHPFHCYELVL is encoded by the coding sequence ATGATACAAACTGCCCTACCTAAAGATTTAGCTGAAATCAAACAACTTACAGAGCGTTGCGCCCAGGCAATGATTGCAAAAGGAATTAACCAATGGAACGAGAACTATCCTACAAAAGAAAAACTTGCAAGCGATATTCAGAAAGAAGAATTATTTAAACTTTTAAATGAGGAAAATGAACTTATGGGTATCATTGTTTTAACACCTAATATGGATGATGAGTACATCCCAATTAATTGGCTTACCAAGAATAAAAATAACCTTTACATTCATCGTCTTGCCACCGATCCTTCTTTTTGGGGACTAGGTAACGGTAAAATTCTAATGGATTTTGCTGAAGAATTTGCAAGAGATCACAATTACGATTCAGTGCGTTTGGACACTTTTAGCCAGAATAAAAGAAACCAGCGATTCTACGAATCTCGAGGTTATCACCGTTTAGGCGATATTTTCTTCCCGATGCAAAGTGAACATCCATTTCATTGCTACGAACTAGTTCTTTAA